agccctttcttcttAGAGCATGGGGATCAACTCATGCTAAGGGATGCTCTATGCAGGACCTCTTTATAGACTCAACTTGATTCTGAATTCCAGTTTTGACCCAAAGAAACTTGCTGTACATTTAAATGTCAGTGCTTCATGACTCCACACTCCTAAGAGGACAGCTCACCAGCTTACCATGGGCTACCCAGGACAAGatcaaggagcaagaatctttggGGAGGGTAAAGGCGTGAACATGAGAGTGTCTTTATGAGGTGAGGCAGGCTGGTGAGGTAGTTAGGAACCCTATGAGAAATGTTAGCACAATCCCATCAGAGGCTGAAGAACCTGAGACATTTATTCACCAATGCCCTCCTCAATTGGTTAAGCCTGCCCCTGAGATGCAAGCCCTTGATGTGGAGCAGACAGAAGCTGGGAACCACTACAGATAGTGAACTCAGATGGGCTGAAAGGTCGGGACAGAGTCTCACCAGCACTGCCTGTTTCCCTTTGTGGAAGAACTAATGCATGTCTTCTAGCTCAGGGAATAGAGCATCTAGGAGCCACTACTCTAGAGTCCATGAGGGGTAGGGTGTGCAGGAGCTGACCTTGTCCAGGCAAGGCTTTCCTTGAGTGGAGAGGCAGCATTCACACTCGCTCTGAAAAGCTGGAGGAGCATACACTGGagtgtttgtattttttcatCCGAGATTGGCAGGGGATAAGATGACTGGACCAGGAGTGGTTGGAAACTACACAGGCCTTAGGGGACCCCTCCCTTTCTAAGTCTACCTTGAACCCACTATGGGTTTCCACTCTTTGGAATAAGATTAGTGTAACATTTTGCAGCATCACTGCTTAGTCATCGGCCATGGGACAGTCCCCTAACACTTCTTTCCTCAAACTCAGTGTTGATGTTTCCTGGTGACTGCTCTTAAAGACTTAGCATGCCTCCTTTTTCACGGTGTGTGAACAGGTTGCAACCCTGCCCCAGttgatatttctttatataaagcCTCACTAAATCACCCTGGTGTCAGAAGCTGACAAATACTCAGGGTGCTGGGAAGTCCTAGCCCCAATGAGGCAGAACTTCCTCTTTTCTTGATGTGGGTCAAAGGCTCTGGCCCTACTGGACTCTGTCAGAACATCTGAGCACAGAAGAAGCCATAGTCCATAGCCATAGGGACACGGCGTCCTTCGTAGCTGCAAAACCTGCTGACCTTTGATCTTTTCTGCTTCCAGACCTCTGGCCTTGGCCCTCCTGTCATTTTAAGGCTCTGGGTTTACTTCTGAATGCAGGTACCACTGCTTCTGCTGGAAGGTAGGCTACGTCCAAGAAGGTGAACAGGAGAGGGAGCGAGGTGAGTTCTGGGACCGTAGATTCTCCCTGAGGTTGCTGTTGGCTCATTAGCTCTTCTTCTGACTCAAGGTCAAACCGTGGCTTGGGACTGACTCAGATCCTCCTGTGGGATCCATCTGCACATACATGTCTTCACACCTTGGCAGTTCTGACACGCCATCATCCAAAGACGATGGAAAAGTAAAAGGTCCAGGTGAAGATGTACATGGAAGGGCAAAAAAATTGGGAAGCGGGGATATTCGGTACGCTGCTGCTCACATTTGCCTTTTGATTTTCTCTACAGTATTATCCAGGATACACCCGAttctggtgaatattcaggatatcAACCATCTGGTATGGGTCCTTCAAGGCCAGACCCTCACAGCTGTCCCGAGGAAGGGCCAAATGGATCCAGGTGAGTGGCAAGGCCTGTCCACGGCAGTCCCTTTGGCCAGTACTGCTGtgtggtgtgtgctcagtttttTCATTTCACTGTGAATAGACTCGTTAACTGGGCTTATCTCGTAGGTTGTAATGAATGAGTGACCTGTGATTATGTTGTGTTCCCAGTCACTGTTACCTTAGTTTCATGCAAGTACACAGAGACTCTTGAGAAGGGCAGGGGGAATCCTGTCTACTTGGGACTGAAGGAGCCAGAGCTTTGTCTATTCTGCACGAAGGTCAAGGGGCAGCCCACGCTGCAGCTTCAGGTGAGTATGGAAAATAAGGGTCTTGTCTATGCCTGGctaggagtgaaagtgaaagtgttggttgctcagttgtgtcccactttgtcaccacaaactgtagccctgccaggttcctctgtccatggggttttccaggcaagaatactggagtgggttgccatttcctactccaggggatcttccccacccagggattgaacccaagtctccagcattgtgggcagatttttgaccatctgagccatagtATTTACCCCCAACTAGGAGGAAGATGCACATTAATTTCACTAAGTGCTCATTTGAAGGAAAATTTAGCTTTTTAGAATCTttgttaaagttttattttttaatttatttctagcTGTGCcggctcttcattgctgtgcatgggcattctctagttgctgagaacaggggctattctctaattgaggtgcacaggcttctcattgtgcacTGAgaagtggtggcttctcttgttgcagaacatgggctctagagcatgagggcttcaacagttgtggcacacaggcttagtttccctgcggcatgtgggatcctcccagaccagggatcaaacctgtgttccctgcattgacaggcccattcttaaccactggaccaccagagaagtactCTAGAATCTTTTAAAGGACAAACTATTTATTATCCTTATGcacatttatttttggttctttaGGCTGTGTGTattatgaaataagaaaaaattgcaGGAGTGTTTTGAAACTAATCTGCTaaaatcatttgttttgcttAAAAAGTAATTCAGCAAAGAAGGATTTTAGATTTATTCTTGACTATATATAtgaatctctctctgtctctctctctctctctctctctctctctctctctctctatctctttctctctctcacacacacacacacagagtcatccTTTGGCATCTTTGGGGGATTTGGTGCAGGACTCCTCTATCCCTCATGGATACCAAAGTGGACGCTCAAGTTCCTATATAACTTATATAATTATGTAACCTattctttaaatcatctctagattacttaatAATACCTAATACAGTGAGAACACTATATAAATAGTTGCCAGCAtacagaaaattcaagttttgcttttttggaactttctggatttttttgtttgttttttttttctaaatatttttggtCCTCAGTTGGTTTACTCCAAGTATGCAGAATCTGCTGATAGGAAGGGTCAACTGCACATTTGTGGGTGGAATCAGCTATGACAGTTTCAGCAGTTGATTATCACTAGGTGGATGAGcaaattaaaacatgtttttgaCAGGAGATAGTTTTCAACTTTAAGTGAACAAGCAATTCTCTGtaacaaacattttaataatGCGGTtctccattatttaaaaatattttaagttatagGAGGATCACAAACCAGGCCTCTGTGTGCTTTAGGAAATCTCTTGATCCCTTGATCTATACATTctataggtttcccaggtggccctagtagtaaagaacccgcctgctaatgcaggagacataagagacacaggtttgatccctgtgtcgggaagatcccctgaaggcaggcatggcaacccactccaatattcttgcctggagaatcccatggacagaggagcctggcaggctacagtccatagtgttgcaaagagttggacacaactgaagcaacttagcatgcatgcatgtatgttcTATATCTATATTTGTTCTAGTGGAAAGaagagtaaaagtgaaagtcactcagtcatgtccgactctttggaaccccatggattaaacagtccatgcaattctccaggccagaataatggagtcaatggctattcccttctccaggggatcttcccaacctgggggccaaacccaggtctcccccattgcaggcagattctttaccagctgagccaccagggaagaccatctACTGGAGTCAGGAATAAATGTAAAAGCCTTCAGCAAACAAGCATAGGCAGACACTCAATTTGATGACAAGATAGAAAATAGTGGTTTAATGATGGGCAATTTTGCCCCTGACAAATTTTTCAATGTCTGGTGATATTTTTAGTTGCCACACCTAGGAACTAGGGGATTCTGCTCATCTCTAGTGGGTAGAAGCCAGGGGCGCTATTAAACCTCCCAGCATACACAAGACAGAGCCTGACAACAAAAGATTATTCTGCCCAAAACATCCATAGTTCTGAGGTTAGAGACACTTGATATGAAACAACCTTGTTTAGATTCATGATAACTGTTATATAACTATTCCTTTGGTTTATAAGGAACAGGTAATGGCTAAATCTGTGCTTTGTATTCTCAAAAACATTGATGTCAGCACTGTTCTTCTTCAAAGGCTCACATTAAGAACCACTGAAATTAGTGGTCTAAGTTTTCCCTCCTAAACTTAATATCTCTAAAGTATTTGGGGCTGATAATTTTTAATGGTTTAATATGAAATAGAGGTGCCCAGGCCTGTTTCAACAGCGAAAACAATCTCGAATAGGAACTGTTAGTGTGCAGAGTGTGGAACAACTCAAACAGTGCTGTTTCTCCCTGGGACCTCCTTCTCGCCCTTTAGGAACGGAACATAATGGATCTGTACCACCAAACTGAGCCTGTGAAGCCTTTTCTCTTCTACCATGACCAGAATGGCAGGGCCTCCAGCTTTGAGTCTGTGGCCTTCCCTGGCTGGTTCATCGGCTCCTGCTCCAGTGGAGGCTGTCCTGTGATTATCACCCAGGAACTGGGGAAAATCTACACTACCGACTTTGGGTTCACAGTACTCCAGGCTTAAGGCTGGTCTAGGGATGAGGGTTGTTTTCTGCACAGAGAATCTTGTCTTTGGTTTCCTCCATTCAAGCTCCTGAAATGCTTCTGAatcacaacactgcaaatcagcaatactttaattaattaagaaaaaaaaaagagagaaaagtactTTGGAGATGAACACTGTCATACCGATCATTCAACAAGGAAAGGCAGAATTGCCAGAATTATGTCCgtttcatttttggggggcttgCAGATTCCCCAACTGTGAATTGAACCATCTTAGtcttaaaagaaggaagaatctTGGTTAAGCTTTTCACCCAAGAGTATCTTACTGACCTCAACATGTCCATGCAGTGACAACGTACTCACAACACTGGACCAAGTTGTGTGCCCTCCGCCAGGACACGTGGACAACAGTGCAGAGAAATTGAGGATCTTTGCTATGGCCATGTGGCTAAATTATGACACCTTGacaaaaatactaaagaaaactCTACTTAACATACCTGCTAATGATGCTTCAAATAACAAATGAAGGTGATGATTCTTTCATTTGGAGTCCAGATCTCTGGATTTTCAGATATGTTGCTCTGTGGCAATGTATCAAGATCTTTTGGATCCTGGTGGGGAAAAGCTGACAGACAAGTTCCATAAAAGAAAAGACTAGGAAGAAAGCTGGAACCCCTTGTGGGAGTGGCTTGTGTCTCAGTGAAGTTATGTGCTCTGCTGGTTTGAATGAAGAACTAGTGTTGTTTATGAAGCTTTCACCTAAAGTGTTATCACTGGATCTCATGGAAAGTtaaatttgtgaaataaaaaatttgcTCCTCTCAGTTGCTGTTATGAATTTAATGACTTTAATGGGATATCATGATCATAATACTGACTCCTTGCATTCATAattagttttatcattttttcccatgaaatgataaAAGCAGGTTCCCATGAAATCTCCCACTTCTAAGAAGAACCCAGTAGGATAGTTGTAGAAGATGGTATCTTCCTAAACTCAGGTTTCCCCTGGCTTCACTACTGGGGTGGTGGTACAAATAAAGCATCATTAGTAAATATCATACTCCATATTTTATGCATAATGCTACTGCACAGCTAACAAAACGCTCCCCCATCCTATCCCAGAAAGAGCTTCTGAGAGTCTCCTGTGGGTTTTTTCCATCAACTCACAGGCCATGATCTGACATGGCATCCACTCATCTAGAGCATAGTGGCAACAAAGACTTATCTTTTCCTCTACCCTTTATGAAATAACATTTCTTCCCACATCATGTCAGTAAACAGCATTCTCTGTAAATACGgggatttatttcttaaaatatttatttatttatttaatcttggctgccctgggtctttgttgctgtgtgggctgttctctagttgcagtgcatgggcttctcattgcattggcttctcttgttgcagagcacaggctctggggcatacaagcttcagtagttgctgcttcCAAGCCCTaaagcacaagctcaatagttgtggtgcatgggcttagttgctccatggcttgtgggatcttcccataccagggattgaacccatgtcccctgcactggcaggtggattcttatccactgagccaccaaagaagcccaatatagtgattttttttttaatttttttgttatgaTTTTACTTGTCTTGAGATTTGGAGAAAGATTATGGAGATAGTATTTTTCAAGCACATTGATGAATTTCTGGGCCCCACAAGCATTGCCTTGACCTCCTCACCTCatcctaatatcttctgcctttTAGCATTTGAGTGGCCATGTTGATGTCAGAGATTCGATTTCTTCCTTGGGGATAGACAGCACAGAAATCCCTGAGCTTTTCATTTCTCATGGTTTCTACAGAAAAGTAGACctgtttctcctctgcctttccctaTGTAGGTAATTTCCCTAGAGCTGTGAGGTGGCCAGAACTCTTAAGAGAGTGAAAGGAGCTCTATGAAGAATTACACAGGAGGAATTCCCTGGGTTTCCAGTgatcagcgctttcactgccagagcctgggtttgactcctggtctaggggaactaagatcccacaagccatgcagcagagtcaaaacaaaacaaacaacaaacaaaacaaaaaacaatccccacctagaacaaaacaaaaatatcccccttcaaaaaaacaccccaaaacccaaaataataaaaacccaAATGAGTATCACCCTGGGACAATGGGCATAAACTGGATGCTCTTGGGCCATCTGGGGTGTACAGTCTCTTGGATTCAAGGCTGGAACCCATATCAGGCTTCCCAAGAACTCCATCCCTACACTGTCTTGGCTGAAGAGCCAGGGTGAGCCCGAGGATCTTTAGGTATATCGGTCATCcagctgaaggtgaagctcctaGTCTCCTCTACCTGTTTGAGAGATCCTCTTGGGGTAGTCTATTTCTGCTATGGGATAGCAACCCCTGACTCTTCTCCATGAGGGGGCAGGAACTTGCCTCTCATCACAACAGATGCCCCTCCAAGGcagctctctccctttctctcttcccagTCTTCCTCTTATTCATAGAATATTCCATCCATGCCtttgtttatttaatacattttactaTTCCCCAAAATAGGTGAGACACTATTTCAGACATTAAGGATCTAGTTAACAAGACAGACAAATTCCTTGGCCCCTTGAAGCTGGCATTTTGGTGCTGAGgacaatacacacatacatacatgtctatgtacatacatatatacatatgtacatacacagaTAAATATCCATGGTGATGGCAACATacatattataaagaaaataatagagaagaATTAGAAATCAGAGCATGAGTGAGCAGGCTCTTGGAGACAGGGCAGTCAGGGAAGACATCATTTAGagactgtttgtttgtttgtttgtttgttttttgcaaatGCATGGAAGTAAGGGGGTGGACCCTATAAGGTCTGGGAAAGCCCAATTCCTGCAGAGAAAcaggagaggctccctgagaAGATGAGCTCTTTTTTGGGGGCAGAGGGTAGAATCAGCAAGACACCAGAGCAGGGAGGGTAGGAAGGGCAGGGATAGAAGACGTGCGGAGAGACAAGCAAGGGCAAGTTTATAAGCAAGGGCAAATTTACGTGTGCTTGTGTGAGCTGTGTTGAGCTCTTTTGGGGTGTGCTGTGAAGCCATGGGAGAGTTATGAGCAGGGCAGTGATAGGATCACACTGGCATCTTTGATCCTGCTCACTGCTGCTGGGCGGAGTTTAACTTGAGGGAGGTAAGAACGGAAGCAGGGAGGCCAGTTAGGGACTGCTGCAATACTCAATGGGAGAGAGTCAGTGGTGGGTTTCAGAGAGCAGAGCCCTGATCAGTGGT
This window of the Bubalus bubalis isolate 160015118507 breed Murrah chromosome 12, NDDB_SH_1, whole genome shotgun sequence genome carries:
- the LOC102415007 gene encoding interleukin-36 alpha, with amino-acid sequence MSSHLGSSDTPSSKDDGKVKVLSRIHPILVNIQDINHLVWVLQGQTLTAVPRKGQMDPVTVTLVSCKYTETLEKGRGNPVYLGLKEPELCLFCTKVKGQPTLQLQERNIMDLYHQTEPVKPFLFYHDQNGRASSFESVAFPGWFIGSCSSGGCPVIITQELGKIYTTDFGFTVLQA